CTAGGGGCTAAggggtctgaccccccccccccgcagccaaAAGTTCATCAAATCCTCCTATCCCCGTTTCACATCATCAACCTGGATGTCCCCTAGTTACGGTACTGATTGCCTACATCATAAACCATTGCAGATCTAAAAGAATGTCCATCCTATTTGGGGCTAAGACCCCCTACAGGTTGAATCCGAGAATCCCCCCGTGGGCCAGGTCTTTACTGTTTAAATAACGGATGGGGTAAGAAAAGGACTGCCTGGATCTGAATTGTTAAGACtcagtattttattattaagaGACTGCATTATAATATCTGCATTATGATTCCACTCtccattaaataaataaagcattaGTTTGAGAGCTGAATTGACAGTGGCCCTGATAACTGAAGATGGTTCCAGGTGATGGACTCCAGTGTCTCGTTCCTTCCCagaaggcggcggcggcggcggtggtcaGTGAGAAcggcggggcggcgggggcggggccactgAAGAGCGGCCGCCGGCGCTGGGGCCAGACTGGGGTCCGCGCCGCCGACAGCTGGGACGAGTCGGACCCCACGGAGGCCGCCGTCCCCCACTCCAAGAGGCCCAGCCTGGGgcacgtggaggaggaggggaggctgaAGGAGCAGCCCCGGCAGTGAGTTCCTCCCTCTGGGACCCGTGTGTACCTCCGTTGGTCACACACGCGTGTGTCAATGGACACATTATCCCTGGaatgacacgcacgcacacaaacacacacacacaagcacacacacacacacacacacacacacacacacacacacacacacacacacacacacacacacacacacacacacacacacactcaatcgctcactgtctctcttttaTTGGATCATTGTCCGTCAAAAATCGTCTATCTATAATCCatacatattattttattttattattttacattcaACACCTTTCTCCGGCCATCCGTCTTTAATTAGAGGAGATCCTGTAAATCGGTCTGACTTTCCTTGGATTTCCTCGACCGCTGGATTGAAAGTATGTTTTgatttcttctccttctcacaGGCCTAGAGAGCAGAAGCCATTGTATTCCTTCAGCACAGTTACCAAGCTACCCAGCAATATCAAGGTCGGCCAAATAGACGCCAGTGTCCCCGTGTCTTCTGCGCGACAGCACTATCTCAGCCAATCAAGATACCTGCCAGGTAGGGAGCACTGCgtcacaaaacaaaaatacatcgTAGTGGAGCCACTGGTGTGTATGAACACAATTGTAGACATCTAATATATTATCATTGTAATTGTGAATTAATAGATTAAATAGATATAGGCACATAGAACATTAGTTAATGGCCAAAATGCTCTCCATAGATAGATATTGTTCTCAGTTTGTGTACATTTTGTCTGAAGGTATGGAACCTAAAAAGAAATGCCCTCCCCTTGAGAAGCACTTTGGCCTCCGGCTTGTGTTAAGTTTCAGTGTTAAGAAAGCGGTGCATGACCACATGACCTGTGTTGCTCAAGGGTTGATAGGCAAGAACCAGCCTTCCAACGTGGACAAGGAGCTGAGCGGTGCCACCCTCCGGGACCTATGGGACAACTCCAGCAACGTGGTGGCCAAACCTCTCGCTCCTATTGGTGGAGGTGTATCGGTCCACAGAGCCAATCAAGGTAAGGCGCCATCTGAATTATATAGACAGGCGATGTTTGTTCTGTATGGAAAAAAGGCTGTgcagaaaaaacacatttgtactgCAGTGTTTCCATTCCATTGCCATGCATGGCAGGATTCTGGAAACTTTTACTTTAACTACCACCACACAATTAGCTACGGCCTGTAAGTTAATCAAACGGCAGTCCCCAGGTTGCCCAAGCACAATTCATTGAACCACTCTGGTGTCCAGGTGCAGAGCAGAGGGCGGCTATTTTTACATTGCAACGAGGAGCGTTAATAATGAATGGATCCTGGTTATCCCTGTTGTGTCCTATCGTACTCCGACGCCGAAGCCTCTTAGGGTTACCTGGCCTTGAATAATTTGACACTTCTTGTGTCCACCTAAATGCTAATGACGCGGCTAATGTGTTGGACTGAATGATCAGTGGTAACGGGGGCCAGGAACAAAGCGCTTGTTTTGAGTGCACTTAAAGAGGCCAGGGCTCCGGGAGCAATGGCAGTACCTGTATAATTCATTTGTCATGTAGACCGATACACAATATGTGCCCATGCTGTGCTGCTTCTCCCGGCGTCTCCTTCACTCTGTCTGCGTGCCTCCGCTCCTTGTTTcactccttcttcttctgctcctgtccctccctccgCATTTCTTATTCATGAGATTAAGACTGTTGGTGTAAGATCAAGTGTCTCTTCAtgggcccctgggggggggggccttcagCCACCACTGTTTGTTTTAGATGTGGGGCCCATTCATTCCATTACTTATTTCTTCTCATTCAACTGTTTTAATTTTTAATGTTAAGTATTACACGGACCTGGGCGGCAAATACGTTCTTTCAGCGCTTTGCGAGAAAGACTGACGGGCGTTCCAAATGCCATTGCATTCCTTTAAGGGTTTCTGAAAGAAAGTCATACACCTCCCCTATTCCCCCTGCGCCCTTCCTTCAGTTGTCTTGCGTTTacttttctgtctttctttgtgttttcTTCACCCCTTGCATGCGTCCCTCCCTCATCTCACTGTCGTCGCTACGAGGGTAGAAGAGGGGGCCAGTAAGTCACTGGAAAGCACGGCAGAGAAAACGGTTGTTAAGGAGAGAATACTGGAGAAAATTGATCCCTGCAAAGGTATTTCCGTAGCAAGCGGTTGCCAGTTCCCCAACCTGTCCCGTAATGACTAGCCATAGCTACAGTATAATTGTCGTTATATTATTCCATTGCCAACACCGGCTTCAAAACCAACATGTTAATGAACTTTACACCACGTGTCATTGGCAGTCGTTGAGCACATCATGGCTGAATCGTTGAGGTAATATTAACCGGGGGTAAACAAACTTTGTATTGATTGAGCGCTCGCGGTAGCCCAGGGGCGAAGGCAGATAAACTAACAACCGGCATGGCAGTTGGTGTAACAGActtgaggtggggagggggggggggggggggggggggggttgggggggagttGGTTTTCAACCAACTGGTTACCATGCGAAAGAGGGGCAGGGAGCTGGAAACCCCTGCTGTTGTCCCCTAATACACACGCTATGCCGAGAACTAAGAAAACCCAGAGGCTAAACTGAGGCTGAATTTGAGAAGAATCGAAATCTCCCGCAAAGGGGAACAATGACACATTTGACTAATTATACTGATAACCATCCACGACCAACGGTGGACCACAGTGGATCGAAGGCGTTGCTTGCCCACTTGAATGACTTCAATCACGTATTTATCCGTCCTGTCAAGCCTTTATTATTACTTGTGTCACAAACTGCGGCAAACAGTAGCCTCTCCCTCTGGCGAGGGGTGTTCATGTGAATTCTTATCTCTGTCAAGCGTTAAGATTCATGCCCATGAATTTAGAAACACcccactactgtgtgtgtgtgtgtgtgtgtgtgtgtgtgtgtgtgtgtgtgtgtgtgtgtgtgtgtgtgtgtgtgtgtgtgtgtgtgtgtgtgtgtgtgtgtgtgtgtgtgtgtgtgtgtgtgtgtgtgtgtgtgtgtgtttagacttATATCAACTTAACATATCTCCCATGGATGTATGATGTTTGTTTTGCATATTATAACTACCTTTTTACATTAAACCAAATATCTCATAGTAGCTCAAATAGATAGATAACATTTttatatacacaatatatatacaaatgttCCTAATCCTGAAGAGGCTTTTTCCCAATCCGGTCTGTCGTTTAGGGAACTTTGTGAGCACCAAGTACAACCTCTCCGGCGGTTACATGCCCTCCTTCCAGAAGAAGGAGGTGGGGTCTGTGGGCCAGAGGATTCAGCTGGCTCCCTTGGCCGGCCAACACACAAGTaggtcttcacctcctccatgtTTATCTCTTGAGTCGCCCGCAAAAGAAAACTGTGGCCATAGGGTAGTCTTCTCAAGGCTATTGACATTTCTGCTGTTATTGTCTCAGGAATGGAGTTGGGCATCTGTCATTCATATTTCTACTTACTCATTTCTTTAAAGTTGATCTTAGCCCAACTTGGACCTCCATAGAGCAGCCCTGATCACTCTTTCAGCTTTACACTGTTCTCTATCGACTCACTCTCCAGCTCTCATTCAGATCCTTCACTGTGCTGTACTTTACTCTGACACTTCTCCACTTGCTTCACCCTCTTTCAGTAAacctttcttcctctcctgaAATTAAAAAAGATAAAAGCAAATCTGCCAAGGCCAAGCCCACATCCAACTCCTCTATGGGTGAAAGTCACGAAGGTAAAGACTAAGATATAACTCTTAGTGTAACTCAGTTTTTACGTCCTTGTGGACAGTAGTCAAACTGAACTAAAGCCGGTGTCTCGTGCCATGGATTcgattgactgactgactggtgtGATCTTTTAGACTACGaggggtggaagaggaggacggaCCGAACTCAGGTGAAGGGGAGCGGCTATGCAGCGCTGGGGAAACCTTCCGGAAACCTCCTGACCCGGGCCACCACTGTACAGCCGGTCCACGGCAGGGTGGACTGGACGTCCAAATATGGGGGAAATCGGTAGCCCGACGGAGGGGACCGAGGCGGCTGCCTCCACTCGCTGTTGGGGGTTTAGCGAGGTCTGAGTCACTTTTGGGGCACAAAAGGAGTTCCTGCTGCGTTGCTGAATGCACCTTTTATTCTCTGAGTTGGACCAGAGttaattttttttcctccaAATTGTATTAACTGTACTTTTATAAAAACAGATTCTAGATATCATATAAGCAACTCCATATACATCTCAATCATAATCCTCCGTTCATCTTCGTAGAAATTCTAATATTTCACCCAATTTGTCCTTTAATGTTTTTGAGGAAGTCCTTTCCACGATTCCTCACATGCTGGCACTTTTTTATGGTGTAGCTGGATACAATATTTGCAGGAACTATGATCGTGTGCTTTGGTCATTTGGTCAACTTGGGAGATCAGGTGGTCAAATCTAAATAGGGGAGTGGATAGGCAACATGGTTGGCCTATTGAAGTCTATTAGTGGCCAGAAATTCTTCATACATTTGTGTTCATGGTCAAAGGTCGTTTTGTATCTGAAGGGTTTTTAGTTGTTTTGCTCATCGAAATGGCATCAGAGAAGGGTCATACCAATGCTAGGCCATAAAGATCATCTTTGCATTGAAAGTGATCATTTCCTGTTCTACTACATTCTTTTCAAATAATGGCAAGTTAATTTGTATGATTCAGTAAATAAACGTAATTTTGTAAACATTTTACAATATACCAGAGTTTGTGTCCTTTTTAACCAAAAAATACACGGTACTATATAAACACGATTTGTTTATTCATCaacttaattatttttttacaaaacacaTGCAAAGCATATAAACAATATTAGCGAGTGTTGACAGGCTGATCCTGAAGATATTGCAGAGTGGATTTCAAGTGAAAACTTTCCATAGCAGTAGAAATCACTTTAGGAGTCCTGGGGTTTCTGAAGCAACGCCATGCTGAGCTTCCCCATCATCAGAAGActaagaaaaataacaaaaagagTAAAACAAACTTTTAGGGCACAAGGAGCCATACATTTCCAGGTAAAATTGGTCTTCGTTTCAAAGCAGCAATTAACAGTCACAGTATAGC
This is a stretch of genomic DNA from Gadus macrocephalus chromosome 23, ASM3116895v1. It encodes these proteins:
- the mak gene encoding serine/threonine-protein kinase MAK isoform X7, which encodes MKPENLLCMGPELVKIADFGLAREIRSRPPYTDYVSTRWYRAPEVLLRSSTYSSPIDMWAVGCIMAELYTLRPLFPGNSEVDEIFKICQVLGTVKKSDWPEGYQLASAMSFRFPQCVPTHLKTLIPNASSEAIALMRDMLQWDPKKRPTAVQSLRYPYFQVGQVLGSQSQEARKVKARPQSPNEVQPAKVTPQLYSSPESKASSTSSTRSLNSHPQQPPQQSQQPHHAPHQQPNQPPQQQPPQQVPVSQAEPKHGDPGHHTKAAAAAVVSENGGAAGAGPLKSGRRRWGQTGVRAADSWDESDPTEAAVPHSKRPSLGHVEEEGRLKEQPRQPREQKPLYSFSTVTKLPSNIKVGQIDASVPVSSARQHYLSQSRYLPGLIGKNQPSNVDKELSGATLRDLWDNSSNVVAKPLAPIGGGVSVHRANQEEGASKSLESTAEKTVVKERILEKIDPCKGNFVSTKYNLSGGYMPSFQKKEVGSVGQRIQLAPLAGQHTINLSSSPEIKKDKSKSAKAKPTSNSSMGESHEDYEGWKRRTDRTQVKGSGYAALGKPSGNLLTRATTVQPVHGRVDWTSKYGGNR